One Pantoea eucalypti genomic region harbors:
- the panE gene encoding 2-dehydropantoate 2-reductase produces MKITVLGCGALGQVWLTALARQGHEVQGWLRVPQPYCSANVVDPQGNISNRTFIANDPLFLAESQLLLVTLKAPQVSPAVKNLESVLQKNCPVLLLHNGMGTLEELKGLTQPLLRGVTTHAAMRDGTVIKHIASGITHIGPGNRKSAAYSDLADILHPALPDVAWHDNIRAACWRKLAVNCVINPLSVEYACQNGALRAYPEQIAQLCEEISWVMEREGQSIASESLQDIIFDVIESTAANTSSMLQDVRAQRLTEIDYISGFLLRRARTHGLVLTENTRLYDIVKRKESHYDRERIGAGLPGTWQ; encoded by the coding sequence ATGAAAATTACCGTGTTAGGTTGCGGTGCGCTGGGACAGGTCTGGCTGACAGCACTGGCCCGCCAGGGACATGAGGTACAGGGATGGTTGCGGGTGCCGCAGCCCTACTGTTCAGCCAATGTGGTTGACCCACAAGGCAACATATCGAACCGCACGTTTATTGCCAATGATCCGCTCTTTCTGGCGGAAAGCCAGCTGCTGCTCGTCACGCTCAAAGCCCCGCAGGTCTCGCCTGCGGTGAAAAACCTGGAGAGCGTGCTGCAGAAGAACTGCCCGGTGCTGCTGCTGCACAACGGCATGGGGACGCTTGAAGAGCTGAAAGGGCTGACTCAGCCACTGCTGCGCGGCGTCACTACCCATGCGGCGATGCGCGATGGCACCGTCATCAAACACATTGCCAGTGGTATCACCCATATCGGCCCCGGCAACCGTAAAAGCGCCGCTTATAGCGATCTCGCCGATATCCTGCACCCTGCACTGCCCGACGTTGCCTGGCATGACAATATCCGGGCCGCCTGCTGGCGCAAACTGGCCGTTAATTGCGTCATCAACCCGCTCAGCGTGGAGTATGCGTGTCAGAACGGTGCACTGCGTGCTTATCCGGAACAGATCGCGCAACTGTGTGAAGAGATCAGTTGGGTCATGGAGCGCGAAGGCCAGAGCATAGCCAGTGAAAGCCTTCAGGACATCATCTTCGACGTGATTGAAAGCACTGCGGCCAACACCTCTTCAATGCTGCAGGATGTTCGCGCGCAACGGCTCACCGAAATCGACTATATCAGCGGCTTTCTGCTGCGCCGCGCCCGGACGCACGGCCTGGTGCTGACGGAGAACACCCGTCTGTATGACATTGTAAAACGCAAGGAGTCCCATTATGACCGCGAACGCATCGGTGCTGGTTTGCCTGGCACATGGCAGTGA
- the yajL gene encoding protein deglycase YajL yields MTANASVLVCLAHGSEETEAVTTIDLLVRAGLNVVTASVESDGSREIVCSRGVRLLADVTLVEVADNDFAAIVLPGGLKGAETLRDSPLLVETVRQFHLSEKIVAAICAAAGTVLIPHDLFPVGNMTGFPGLKETIPADKWMERRVVWDPRVNLLTSQGPGTAMDFALKLIDLLVGKEMAREVAAQLVLAPGIYDYQA; encoded by the coding sequence ATGACCGCGAACGCATCGGTGCTGGTTTGCCTGGCACATGGCAGTGAAGAAACCGAAGCTGTCACCACTATCGACCTGCTGGTTCGGGCCGGGCTAAACGTTGTTACCGCCAGCGTCGAAAGCGATGGCAGCCGGGAGATCGTCTGCTCTCGCGGTGTGCGTCTGCTGGCTGACGTCACACTGGTTGAAGTCGCCGACAATGACTTCGCCGCCATCGTCCTGCCTGGTGGCCTTAAAGGGGCTGAGACTCTCCGTGACAGTCCGCTGTTAGTCGAAACGGTGCGTCAGTTTCATCTCAGTGAGAAAATTGTCGCCGCGATATGCGCAGCGGCAGGCACCGTATTGATCCCCCACGATCTCTTCCCGGTCGGTAACATGACCGGATTCCCCGGCTTAAAAGAGACCATTCCGGCAGATAAGTGGATGGAGCGCCGTGTCGTCTGGGATCCGCGCGTTAATCTGCTGACCAGCCAGGGACCCGGCACGGCAATGGATTTTGCGCTGAAGCTGATTGATCTGCTGGTGGGAAAAGAGATGGCGCGCGAGGTTGCCGCACAACTGGTGCTGGCTCCCGGCATTTATGACTATCAGGCTTAA
- the thiI gene encoding tRNA uracil 4-sulfurtransferase ThiI, producing the protein MKFIIKLFPEITIKSPSVRLRFIKILASNIRNVLKTVSDDIAVVRYWDHIEVRSKNAALADIIPDELARIPGIHHVLAVEDREYTDIHHIFEQTLAQYRDSLEGKSFCVRVKRRGKHSFSSQDVERYVGGGLNQHIESARVQLKNPDVTVNLEVEENRLTLVTARYEGLGGFPIGTQEDVLSLISGGFDSGVSSYMLLRRGSRVHYCFFNLGGAAHEIGVRQVAHYLWNRFGRSHRVRFVAINFEPVVGEILEKVDDGQMGVVLKRMMVRAASTIAERYGVQALVTGEAVGQVSSQTLTNLRLIDNASDTLILRPLISHDKEHIIRIAREIGTEDFASTMPEYCGVISKSPTVKAVKAKIEAEEQNFDFTILDRVIEEATNVDIRTIAEQTEEEVVEVETVALLSENDVVLDIRSIDEQEEKPLTLNATEVKSLPFYKLSTQFGDLDQNRTWLLYCDRGVMSRLQALYLHEQGFKNVKVYRP; encoded by the coding sequence ATGAAGTTTATCATCAAGTTATTTCCTGAAATCACCATCAAGAGTCCGTCGGTGCGTTTGCGCTTTATCAAGATTCTTGCCAGCAATATTCGCAACGTCCTGAAAACCGTCAGCGACGACATCGCCGTTGTGCGCTACTGGGATCACATTGAAGTGCGGTCAAAAAATGCAGCGCTGGCGGATATTATTCCCGATGAGCTCGCCCGCATTCCCGGTATTCATCACGTTTTAGCGGTCGAAGATCGCGAGTACACGGATATTCATCACATCTTTGAACAGACGTTAGCGCAGTATCGCGACAGTCTGGAAGGAAAGAGTTTCTGCGTGCGTGTTAAGCGTCGTGGCAAGCATAGCTTCAGTTCGCAGGATGTGGAGCGCTATGTAGGCGGCGGTCTGAACCAGCATATCGAAAGCGCCCGCGTGCAGCTTAAAAATCCGGACGTGACGGTGAATCTGGAAGTTGAAGAGAATCGTCTGACGCTGGTGACTGCGCGCTACGAAGGCCTGGGTGGCTTCCCGATTGGCACGCAGGAAGATGTGCTGTCGCTGATTTCCGGCGGTTTCGACTCCGGCGTCTCCAGCTATATGCTGCTGCGTCGCGGCAGCCGTGTGCATTACTGCTTCTTTAACCTTGGTGGAGCCGCCCATGAGATTGGCGTCCGTCAGGTTGCGCACTATCTGTGGAATCGTTTTGGTCGCTCACACCGCGTACGCTTTGTAGCGATCAATTTTGAGCCGGTCGTCGGTGAGATCCTCGAGAAAGTGGATGACGGCCAGATGGGCGTAGTGCTGAAACGCATGATGGTGCGGGCTGCCTCGACGATTGCTGAGCGCTACGGCGTACAGGCACTGGTCACCGGTGAAGCGGTAGGCCAGGTGTCGAGCCAGACGCTGACCAACCTGCGTCTGATCGATAACGCGTCGGATACGCTGATTCTGCGTCCGCTGATCTCTCATGACAAAGAGCACATTATCCGAATTGCCCGTGAAATCGGCACCGAAGATTTCGCCAGCACCATGCCGGAATATTGCGGCGTGATCTCAAAAAGCCCGACCGTGAAGGCGGTGAAAGCGAAGATTGAGGCGGAAGAGCAGAATTTCGACTTCACGATTCTCGATCGGGTTATCGAAGAAGCGACCAACGTCGATATCCGCACCATCGCTGAGCAGACAGAAGAGGAGGTGGTGGAAGTTGAGACCGTCGCCTTGCTGAGTGAGAACGATGTGGTGCTGGATATCCGATCTATCGATGAGCAGGAAGAGAAGCCTCTGACGCTAAACGCGACGGAAGTGAAATCGCTGCCGTTCTATAAACTCAGTACGCAGTTTGGCGATCTCGATCAGAATCGCACCTGGCTACTCTATTGCGATCGCGGTGTGATGAGCCGTCTTCAGGCGCTCTATCTGCATGAGCAGGGCTTTAAGAACGTTAAAGTTTACCGTCCGTAG
- the xseB gene encoding exodeoxyribonuclease VII small subunit: MPKKAEQPASFETSLQQLEQIVSRLESGELPLEEALNEFERGVQLARNGQQTLQQAEQRVRILLNDDKEADLTAFTPEND, translated from the coding sequence ATGCCGAAAAAAGCCGAACAGCCAGCCAGCTTTGAAACGTCATTGCAGCAGCTGGAGCAGATTGTCAGCCGTCTGGAAAGTGGTGAACTGCCGCTTGAAGAAGCCCTGAACGAATTTGAGCGCGGCGTGCAGCTGGCGCGAAATGGCCAGCAGACGCTGCAGCAGGCTGAACAGCGGGTCCGTATTCTGCTGAATGATGATAAAGAGGCCGACCTCACCGCTTTCACGCCGGAAAACGACTAA
- the ispA gene encoding (2E,6E)-farnesyl diphosphate synthase has translation MDFARLLDVYQQQVNAALTRFIEPLPFQSSPLVNAMHYGALLGGKRLRPFLVYATGEMLHADPASLDAPAAAVECIHAYSLIHDDLPAMDDDALRRGQPTCHIKYGEDTAILAGDALQTLAFSILADEAMPGVSAEYRLMMLSELAKASGVAGMCGGQALDLAAEGKSVDLDQLEQIHRHKTGALIRSAVRLGALTAGDAGREALPLFDRYAEAIGLAFQVQDDILDVVGDTAVIGKRQGADQDLGKSTYPSLLGLENARAKARDLYQEALDALELLAAHSYNTTALQALASFIIERDK, from the coding sequence ATGGATTTCGCCCGATTACTCGACGTTTATCAGCAGCAGGTGAACGCTGCCCTGACGCGTTTTATAGAGCCACTTCCTTTTCAGAGTTCTCCTCTGGTGAATGCCATGCATTATGGGGCATTATTAGGCGGTAAACGCCTGCGTCCTTTTCTGGTCTACGCTACCGGTGAAATGCTCCACGCCGACCCGGCGAGTCTGGATGCGCCCGCCGCCGCGGTTGAATGCATCCATGCGTACTCTCTGATACATGACGATCTCCCTGCGATGGACGATGACGCACTGCGTCGCGGGCAGCCAACCTGTCACATTAAATATGGCGAAGATACGGCGATTCTGGCGGGCGACGCCCTGCAGACGCTGGCCTTCTCTATCCTGGCAGATGAAGCGATGCCGGGTGTCAGTGCCGAATACCGTCTGATGATGCTCTCCGAACTGGCTAAGGCCAGCGGCGTGGCCGGGATGTGTGGCGGACAGGCGCTGGATTTAGCGGCGGAAGGCAAATCTGTCGATCTGGACCAGCTTGAACAGATCCACCGCCACAAAACCGGCGCGCTGATCCGCTCAGCAGTCCGGTTAGGCGCGTTAACGGCAGGCGATGCGGGCCGTGAAGCGCTGCCGCTGTTTGACCGCTATGCTGAGGCTATTGGTCTCGCGTTTCAGGTGCAGGACGACATTCTCGATGTGGTCGGTGATACGGCCGTGATCGGAAAACGCCAGGGTGCCGATCAGGATCTGGGAAAAAGCACCTATCCTTCATTGTTAGGCCTTGAAAATGCCCGTGCAAAAGCGCGGGATTTGTATCAGGAAGCTCTTGATGCTTTAGAATTGCTCGCTGCGCACTCTTATAACACTACAGCACTGCAGGCGCTAGCGAGCTTCATAATTGAACGCGACAAATAA
- the dxs gene encoding 1-deoxy-D-xylulose-5-phosphate synthase: MSFDIAKYPTLALANTVQELRALPKEKLPALCDELRQYLLDSVSRSSGHFASGLGVVELTVALHYVYNTPFDHLVWDVGHQAYPHKILTGRRDRIGTIRQKNGVHPFPWRGESEYDVLSVGHSSTSISAGLGMAAAAEREGQGRRTACIIGDGAITAGMAFEAMNHAGDIKPDMLVILNDNEMSISENVGALNNRLAQILSGKTYARLREGSKRVLTSLPPIKELVRRTEEHLKGMVVPGTLFEELGFNYIGPVDGHDVLTLVNTLSNMRSLKGPQFLHIMTKKGKGYAPAEEDPIAWHAVPKFDPAIGELPKSAEGLPSYSKIFGNWLCEMAADDPKLMAITPAMREGSGMVAFSREFPKQYFDVAIAEQHAVTFAAGMAIGGYKPIVAIYSTFLQRAYDQLIHDVAIQKLPVLFAIDRGGIVGADGQTHQGAFDLAYLRCVPDMVIMTPSDENECRQMLYTGYHYQAGPSAVRYPRGTGVGTPLAPLQSLPLGKAVVKRQGEKLAILNFGTLLPEAAATAEALNATLVDMRFVKPLDEALIAELAATHDSLITLEEGAIKGGAGSGVNEFIMAKRLAVPVLNIGLPDEFIPQGTQDEVRHDYLLDAEGIQQQIARWLAQ; this comes from the coding sequence ATGAGTTTTGATATTGCTAAATACCCGACACTGGCGCTGGCAAACACGGTTCAGGAGCTGCGCGCCCTGCCCAAAGAGAAGTTGCCTGCGCTGTGTGATGAACTGCGTCAGTATCTGTTAGACAGTGTAAGCCGCTCCAGCGGCCATTTTGCGTCGGGTCTGGGCGTAGTCGAACTGACGGTCGCGCTGCATTATGTCTATAACACCCCCTTTGACCATCTGGTGTGGGACGTGGGTCATCAGGCTTATCCGCATAAAATTCTGACCGGTCGCCGCGATCGCATCGGCACCATTCGTCAGAAAAATGGCGTGCACCCGTTTCCGTGGCGCGGTGAAAGTGAATATGACGTCTTAAGCGTCGGACACTCATCGACCTCGATCAGTGCCGGTCTCGGCATGGCCGCGGCGGCTGAACGTGAAGGCCAGGGCCGTCGCACCGCCTGTATTATCGGCGATGGCGCGATCACGGCGGGCATGGCGTTTGAAGCGATGAATCATGCCGGTGATATCAAGCCGGATATGCTGGTCATCCTCAACGACAATGAGATGTCGATCTCTGAAAACGTCGGTGCGCTGAATAACCGCCTGGCGCAAATCCTGTCAGGTAAAACCTACGCACGACTACGCGAAGGCAGCAAGCGTGTGCTGACCAGCCTGCCGCCGATTAAAGAGCTGGTAAGACGCACCGAAGAACACCTCAAAGGCATGGTCGTGCCGGGTACGCTGTTTGAAGAGCTGGGCTTTAACTACATCGGCCCGGTTGACGGTCACGATGTGCTGACGCTGGTCAATACGCTGAGCAACATGCGCAGCCTGAAAGGGCCGCAGTTCCTGCATATCATGACGAAGAAAGGCAAAGGCTACGCGCCGGCAGAGGAAGATCCGATTGCCTGGCACGCCGTGCCTAAATTTGACCCGGCGATTGGCGAACTGCCAAAAAGTGCGGAAGGTCTGCCGAGCTACTCCAAAATCTTTGGTAACTGGCTGTGCGAAATGGCTGCCGACGATCCGAAGCTGATGGCGATTACCCCGGCGATGCGTGAAGGCTCCGGCATGGTGGCCTTCTCCCGTGAGTTCCCGAAACAGTATTTTGATGTGGCAATCGCCGAGCAGCATGCGGTGACCTTCGCAGCGGGTATGGCGATTGGCGGCTACAAACCGATTGTTGCCATCTACTCGACGTTCCTGCAGCGTGCCTATGATCAGCTGATTCATGACGTCGCCATCCAGAAACTGCCGGTCCTGTTTGCCATTGATCGCGGTGGTATTGTGGGTGCGGACGGTCAGACTCACCAGGGCGCGTTTGATCTCGCCTATCTGCGCTGTGTGCCGGATATGGTGATCATGACCCCAAGCGATGAGAATGAGTGTCGGCAGATGCTCTACACCGGCTATCACTATCAGGCTGGCCCAAGTGCAGTGCGTTATCCGCGCGGCACCGGTGTCGGTACGCCGCTGGCACCCCTGCAGAGCCTGCCGCTGGGTAAAGCGGTCGTGAAACGCCAGGGTGAAAAGCTGGCAATTCTGAACTTCGGCACTCTGTTGCCAGAAGCTGCCGCCACAGCGGAAGCACTGAATGCGACCCTGGTCGATATGCGCTTTGTAAAGCCGCTGGATGAAGCGCTGATTGCTGAGCTCGCTGCCACGCACGACTCACTGATTACGCTGGAAGAAGGCGCAATCAAAGGCGGTGCAGGCAGTGGCGTGAATGAATTTATCATGGCGAAACGTCTGGCTGTTCCTGTGCTGAACATCGGTCTGCCGGATGAATTTATCCCGCAGGGTACGCAGGATGAAGTGCGTCATGACTATCTGCTTGACGCGGAAGGCATTCAGCAACAGATCGCCCGCTGGCTGGCGCAGTAA
- a CDS encoding aldo/keto reductase has product MNTIQLGSTDLQVSRLCLGCMTYGEPTRGNHAWTLPEASSRPLIQQALDAGINFFDTANSYSDGSSEEILGRALKDFARREEVVVATKVYFPLTNLSQGLSRKNILQSIDDSLQRLGMEYVDLLQIHRWDYNTPLEETLEALHDVVQSGKARYIGASSMHASQFAQALQMQSEQGWHRFVSMQDQYNLIQREEEREMHPLCLKEQIAVLPWSPLARGKLTRPWGENTARSASDQVMAKLYDNTEENDAAIAERLAMVAEGKGVTRAQVALAWLLSKPAVTAPIIGASRAEQFDDLVKAVDVTLSDEEITLLEELYQPHQAVGFE; this is encoded by the coding sequence ATGAATACGATTCAACTCGGTAGCACCGATCTGCAGGTGTCTCGTCTCTGTCTCGGTTGTATGACCTATGGCGAGCCAACGCGCGGCAACCACGCCTGGACGCTGCCAGAAGCGAGCAGCCGTCCACTGATTCAGCAGGCACTGGATGCAGGTATCAACTTCTTCGATACGGCTAACAGCTACTCTGATGGCAGCAGCGAAGAGATTCTGGGTCGGGCACTAAAAGATTTTGCCCGCCGTGAAGAGGTTGTTGTCGCCACCAAAGTCTATTTCCCCCTGACTAATCTTTCACAGGGCCTGTCGCGCAAGAATATCCTGCAATCCATTGATGACAGCCTGCAGCGCCTCGGCATGGAGTATGTCGATCTGCTGCAGATTCACCGCTGGGACTACAACACCCCGCTGGAGGAGACGCTGGAAGCGCTACATGACGTCGTGCAGTCTGGCAAAGCCCGCTACATCGGTGCCTCGTCAATGCACGCCAGCCAGTTTGCTCAGGCGTTGCAGATGCAGTCTGAACAGGGCTGGCACCGCTTTGTCAGCATGCAGGATCAGTACAACCTGATTCAGCGCGAAGAGGAACGGGAAATGCATCCTCTCTGTCTGAAGGAGCAGATCGCCGTGCTGCCCTGGAGTCCGCTGGCGCGCGGCAAGCTGACCCGCCCGTGGGGTGAAAACACCGCGCGCTCTGCCTCTGACCAGGTAATGGCAAAGCTTTATGACAACACCGAAGAGAACGATGCCGCGATTGCAGAACGACTGGCGATGGTGGCGGAAGGTAAAGGCGTAACGCGGGCGCAGGTGGCCCTGGCCTGGCTGCTGAGCAAACCTGCCGTCACGGCACCGATTATTGGCGCGTCCCGTGCTGAGCAGTTTGACGATCTGGTTAAGGCGGTGGATGTCACGCTGAGTGACGAGGAAATTACCCTGCTGGAAGAGCTCTATCAGCCACATCAGGCGGTAGGATTCGAGTAA
- the pgpA gene encoding phosphatidylglycerophosphatase A translates to MLNNDVAKRRLRMSNPWHLLATGFGSGLSPVVPGTMGSLAAIPFWWLMTFLPQDLYSLVVLVGICVGVYLCHRTAKDMGVHDHGSIVWDEFIGMWITLMAIPVNSWQWVLGGFVLFRILDMWKPWPIRWFDRNVHGGMGIMVDDIIAGVISAAMLYGIGVWLAA, encoded by the coding sequence ATGCTAAATAACGACGTGGCCAAACGTCGCCTGCGGATGAGCAATCCCTGGCATTTGCTGGCGACCGGTTTCGGCAGCGGATTAAGCCCGGTTGTGCCGGGCACCATGGGATCGCTGGCGGCCATCCCATTCTGGTGGCTGATGACTTTCCTGCCGCAGGATCTCTATTCGCTGGTGGTGCTGGTGGGTATCTGCGTCGGCGTTTATCTCTGCCATCGCACCGCCAAAGATATGGGCGTACACGATCACGGCAGTATTGTCTGGGATGAGTTTATCGGCATGTGGATTACGCTGATGGCGATTCCGGTCAACAGCTGGCAATGGGTGCTGGGGGGCTTTGTGCTGTTCCGTATTCTTGATATGTGGAAGCCATGGCCGATTCGCTGGTTTGACCGCAATGTGCATGGCGGCATGGGCATTATGGTTGATGACATTATTGCTGGCGTGATTTCCGCTGCCATGCTCTATGGAATCGGGGTCTGGCTGGCGGCTTAA
- the thiL gene encoding thiamine-phosphate kinase, producing MSCGEFELIARYFNRRTRSRRDVELGIGDDCALLSVPEKQTLAISTDTLVAGVHFLRDIHPADLGYKALAVNLSDLAAMGADPAWLTLALTLPQVDESWLSAFSESLFELLEYYDMQLVGGDTTRGPLSLTLAIHGLLPQGRALKRSGAKPGDWIFVTGTLGDSAAGLALLQHHCRISDPAVHEALIKRHLRPMPRILQGQALRSLASSAVDISDGLISDLGHVLKASGCGARLNLDALPLSAALRDHFEPEQVLRWALSGGEDYELCFTVPEVNRGALDVALGHLGVPYTCIGQIAPESEGLTLLDNGKPATFRHKGFDHFDAK from the coding sequence ATGTCTTGTGGTGAATTTGAACTCATCGCACGCTACTTCAACCGCAGAACACGCAGCCGCCGTGATGTCGAACTCGGCATCGGTGACGATTGTGCGTTACTTAGCGTGCCGGAAAAACAGACCCTGGCGATCAGCACCGATACCCTGGTCGCGGGTGTGCACTTCTTACGGGATATTCATCCTGCCGATCTGGGTTACAAAGCCCTGGCTGTGAATCTCAGCGACCTTGCTGCTATGGGCGCCGATCCCGCCTGGCTGACGCTGGCCTTAACGTTGCCGCAGGTCGATGAAAGCTGGCTCTCGGCCTTTAGTGAAAGCCTGTTTGAACTGCTGGAATATTACGATATGCAGCTGGTGGGTGGTGACACTACGCGTGGCCCGCTGAGTCTGACGCTGGCGATTCACGGTCTTTTGCCGCAGGGCCGCGCCCTGAAACGATCCGGCGCGAAGCCGGGCGACTGGATCTTCGTGACCGGTACGCTGGGTGACAGCGCGGCGGGTCTGGCGTTGCTGCAGCATCACTGTCGCATCAGCGATCCGGCAGTGCATGAAGCGCTGATTAAACGTCATCTGCGTCCGATGCCGCGCATTCTGCAGGGTCAGGCACTGCGTTCGCTGGCTTCCTCTGCGGTGGATATTTCCGACGGTCTGATTTCCGATCTCGGCCATGTGCTGAAAGCCAGCGGCTGCGGCGCGCGGCTTAACCTGGATGCGTTGCCACTGTCGGCGGCCCTGCGCGACCACTTCGAGCCTGAGCAGGTACTGCGCTGGGCGCTGAGTGGCGGCGAAGACTATGAACTCTGCTTCACTGTGCCAGAGGTTAATCGCGGCGCGCTGGATGTGGCGCTGGGGCATCTGGGCGTGCCGTATACCTGCATCGGACAAATAGCACCGGAGTCGGAAGGCTTGACGCTGCTGGATAATGGCAAGCCCGCCACCTTCCGTCACAAAGGGTTTGATCACTTTGATGCTAAATAA
- the nusB gene encoding transcription antitermination factor NusB, which yields MKPAARRRARECAVQALYSWQLSNNDIADVEYQFLAEQDVKDVDITYFRELLSGVATNSAYLDGLMKPYLSRQLEELGQVEKAILRISLYELSKRNDVPYKVAINEGIELAKVFGAEDSHKFVNGVLDKAGPQIRPTRK from the coding sequence GTGAAACCTGCTGCTCGTCGTCGCGCCCGTGAGTGCGCTGTTCAGGCGCTTTACTCCTGGCAGTTGTCGAATAACGACATTGCCGATGTGGAATACCAGTTTCTGGCGGAACAGGACGTCAAAGACGTCGACATTACCTACTTCCGCGAACTGCTGTCCGGTGTGGCGACCAACAGTGCGTATCTGGATGGACTGATGAAGCCCTATCTGTCGCGTCAGCTCGAAGAGCTGGGCCAGGTAGAAAAAGCTATCCTGCGCATCTCGCTGTATGAGCTGAGCAAACGTAACGATGTGCCTTATAAAGTGGCCATCAACGAAGGGATTGAGCTGGCGAAAGTCTTCGGTGCCGAAGACAGTCATAAATTTGTTAACGGCGTGCTGGATAAAGCCGGTCCACAAATTCGACCCACTCGCAAATAA
- the ribE gene encoding 6,7-dimethyl-8-ribityllumazine synthase → MKVIEAAVATPEANVAIVIARFNNFINDSLLDGAVDALKRIGQVKDDNITVVWVPGAYELPLAARALANSGKYDAIIALGTVIRGGTAHFEYVAGEASSGIASVAMNSDIPVAFGVLTTESIEQAIERAGTKAGNKGAEAALTALEMINVLKAIKA, encoded by the coding sequence ATGAAAGTTATCGAAGCTGCTGTTGCAACGCCTGAGGCCAATGTTGCCATCGTTATTGCGCGTTTTAACAACTTCATTAATGACAGCCTGCTGGATGGCGCAGTTGATGCCCTGAAACGTATCGGCCAGGTCAAAGATGACAATATCACCGTAGTCTGGGTGCCAGGTGCCTACGAACTGCCTCTGGCAGCCCGTGCGCTGGCTAACTCCGGCAAATATGATGCGATTATCGCACTCGGCACCGTCATTCGTGGAGGCACTGCCCACTTCGAATATGTGGCGGGTGAAGCCAGCTCCGGTATCGCCAGCGTTGCCATGAACAGCGATATTCCTGTCGCGTTTGGCGTGCTGACCACTGAAAGCATCGAGCAGGCCATTGAGCGTGCCGGCACCAAAGCGGGTAACAAAGGTGCTGAAGCGGCTCTGACTGCGCTCGAAATGATCAACGTATTGAAAGCCATTAAAGCCTGA
- the ribD gene encoding bifunctional diaminohydroxyphosphoribosylaminopyrimidine deaminase/5-amino-6-(5-phosphoribosylamino)uracil reductase RibD — translation MDELYMARALELARRGRFTTMPNPNVGCVIVRDGEVAGEGWHQRAGEPHAEVHALRMAGEKARGATAYVTLEPCSHHGRTPPCCDALIAAGVSRVVAAMQDPNPQVAGRGLHRLHQSGIAVSHGLMMPEAEALNRGFLKRMRTGFPWIQLKLGASLDGRTAMASGESQWITSAAARRDVQRLRAQSAAILSSSATVLADDPSLTVRWSELDPESQSLLDEQQLRQPVRVIVDSQNRVTPQHRLISQPGETWLMRHQPDQQHWPAEVTQIAVPLREQQLDLVAMMMLLGQKQINSVWVEAGASLAGALLQAGLVDELIVYLAPKLLGHEGRGLCQLPGLSSLADAPAFRFSDVRQVGDDLRLILTPQ, via the coding sequence ATGGATGAACTTTACATGGCGCGCGCGCTGGAACTGGCGCGACGCGGTCGTTTTACGACCATGCCGAACCCCAATGTCGGCTGCGTGATTGTGCGCGATGGCGAAGTAGCAGGCGAGGGCTGGCATCAGCGTGCCGGTGAACCGCATGCCGAAGTTCACGCCCTGCGCATGGCGGGCGAAAAAGCCCGTGGTGCAACCGCCTATGTCACGCTGGAGCCCTGCAGCCATCATGGTCGCACACCGCCCTGTTGTGATGCGCTGATTGCTGCTGGCGTTAGCCGTGTTGTGGCTGCGATGCAGGACCCCAATCCGCAGGTCGCAGGACGCGGGCTGCACCGTCTGCATCAGTCAGGCATTGCGGTCAGCCACGGCCTGATGATGCCGGAAGCGGAAGCGCTGAATCGCGGCTTCCTCAAGCGGATGCGCACCGGCTTTCCCTGGATTCAGCTCAAGCTGGGCGCGTCACTGGATGGCCGCACGGCAATGGCCAGCGGTGAAAGCCAGTGGATAACGTCGGCTGCGGCCCGCCGGGATGTCCAGCGTCTGCGTGCGCAAAGCGCCGCAATCCTCAGCAGCAGCGCTACGGTGCTGGCGGACGATCCCTCGCTGACGGTGCGCTGGTCTGAACTTGATCCGGAGAGCCAGTCACTGCTTGATGAACAGCAACTGCGTCAGCCGGTGCGGGTGATTGTTGACAGTCAGAATCGCGTCACGCCGCAACATCGGCTCATTTCTCAGCCGGGCGAAACCTGGCTGATGCGTCATCAGCCGGATCAACAGCACTGGCCCGCTGAGGTGACGCAGATTGCCGTGCCGCTGCGCGAACAGCAGCTGGATCTGGTGGCGATGATGATGCTGCTGGGACAGAAACAGATTAACAGCGTCTGGGTTGAAGCGGGTGCCTCACTGGCCGGGGCGCTGTTGCAGGCCGGGCTGGTCGATGAACTGATTGTTTATCTGGCACCTAAGCTGTTGGGTCATGAAGGACGTGGCCTGTGTCAGCTGCCGGGGCTCAGCTCGCTCGCTGACGCGCCTGCCTTCCGTTTCAGCGACGTCCGGCAGGTCGGTGACGATTTACGCCTGATCCTGACACCCCAATAA